From Osmerus eperlanus chromosome 16, fOsmEpe2.1, whole genome shotgun sequence:
agagagagagagtgagagacagagtggggaagtcagagagagagagagtgagagacagatacctaaactggagggagagaaaccaGACAGGCACCTTCCCTATAACACATCACCCATAGCAAACACGTGCTGGAGTCTGTCCTCAACCTACTGTTGTGAATGTTAAGAATTCTCGAATATCCCCTGCAGCATGCTGTCAATTTGTACTGCAATAATTGGCGCTATTCTCTTGTAGAAGTTCTACAAGAGACTACTACAAGAGGTTATTTAGTGTACACTGTCAGCTGGAATCACATGTCAAATCACCTCAATTCAAACATTGAGGTGGAGGGGAGCATTAGAATTTTAATTGGCCACCAAACAGAAACGGGGCTATGAATTTTATCCAGATGTAAGAGGTGAATGTGTATGGTACAGCCCAGGAATGTGCCAGAcagatgtctgtctgtgccACTGGAGATACAAGCTGAAAAAAATATCCTGCAAAGACTCAAACTCTCTGCCATATTTCAGCTAAAAAGAGTATTAAAAAGAGTATAACAACCTTTGAGAGCACACAGACCGGTCAGCTGTTTTGAATCGCAAACTGTATATTTCCATTTTGACTGGGTCTATCTATGTTCCTGTGGAATTTGAGCTGTCTGCAATACCAGTTGCTAAAATGAAAGTCTCACCTAAGCAGAGGCATGGGCCCATATATACAAATGAATCACAGGGTACACTGCCATGTAAGCTGATTTGGAAGGTTTGGCAATGAGGCAAAAAAAAGAACACTTATTGTTTCACTGTGGCTGAAGACTCACAGCACACAGTGGTCTTAGAAAACCACAATGCCTGGTCCAGAACCATCCCCAAGCTGAATGGATCCATCCAATTCTGCAAAGGCTTCCGGAAGTGATGGTGTCTAAGGCCCAGTTCATTTCTACCCTCAACTTCCCAAGGGGTACTGGCAGGTCCTACTCACCACCCATGCCAGGGAGAAAACGTCCTTTTCTGCAAAGAAAGTACAGGCCAAGGCCACCCTCCAGTGGCCAAGGCCAAAGACAAAAACAGGTCAAATCATTCCTGGACTTGGTGGGAAAATACCAACTTTTCACACCCTCACATGCTTCGCCACCCAAGCGTGCCCCCCTACATGATCTCCCAAGATAGATCCTTCCCAGGCTCATCGACTGAGCCGAGGCAGCCTTCACCACACTGAGGCAAGCACTGTATAAGAATCTATGGGCAGGGTACAGCTCAATGATTAGAgcacttgactgcagatcaagaggttgcaggtaaAAACCACCGCCTGTACAATACGAAAAGTACTTTGGGATACAAGTGTAACCCTGTTGAATTTCATTCATTGCTATATAAATATAAGTTAGAATAAATAAGTTCATTATATAATAAATAGCATTAAGGTTAAGAGTTAattgatttaaaatgtttaaacaGATTGTTCATATTTACATTCGAATGTCTGTGAGCTTATTGGCTCATAAGttttaatcagaatcagaatcagaatgggatttattcgccatgaaagtttgcacagacaaggaatttgctttggcaggaaggtgcatacaataaacatatacctaaaatttaaatatgtggactatctatactaagggtacataaactagcagtactaagtgggattagaatagaattaaatatacaataaactttttttaaaatttgacctttgacctgtcgTCGTCGAGGTATATGTATGGGAAGGAACGGAAGAAGAGGGAAGAAGATGGTGGAGAGCGGGTCCAGAGTTTCAGTATTGAGTTGCCAATTAGGGGACCATTGAATGACTGTAACCTGTAATGTGCGGGCTGTAGGACAGATAACTCAGCAGCAGGTTGCACGTGCATACTGGACTTGGGACGGGAAAGGAACCAAATTCGACGGACAGTCCAATTCAAGGagcctttctttttcttctggaCACTGAGCTACTCACCGAACTTTTACTCTTCACGCCACAAAGTGGCTGGTGCGCCACGAGTTGCCAATCGACCGAGTTGCCCATCGACTGAGGGAGATCGCACGGCGTGGCCCAACGCACATTAGCAACATTCGGCAACAATCGACAGACTTTTATTTCTCTTTATTTTCTGTGGTAGGCAGATAATAACCATGGTGTATTGATGTTTACTACCGAGTGATATGCTTATATTAAATGCTGATAAGTTTATTAGAGAAATCCCACTTATTTGATTAATTGTATATGTAGCGGGCTATTCTCAGGGCCGCACGcccatacacaaaacacacatacgcatgcacCCGATCATGCTTGGTTCACTCCAGTCCACTAGGGACAGCAAGGTGTCAGTGGAGGCATCCTGCAAGGCAGGGGGTTTTAAACTGCTGCAAATGAGTGTGGATGATCTAAAAACAAGCCTACTAGTAATGGGGTGTTTCGTTGGTaaaagatgtctgtgtgtgtgtttgtatattatGATTTAACATGGTTTTGGGCCACGGACGGTGGTCGCCTGTGTTGACTAATTATGCATTTGGCAGTGAATATGAAATGTTTGTTGTAGCCTGTCTTTTATTGTAGTCTGTTTTTATTGATTGTTAATAAAAGTGAACTCCATGCCTTGACACCTGTGTTTGTTCCTTCACTTTTCAAGCGTAAGGAACCTGTTTGTGCTGGCCCAAGTTCCCCTAGGCTTGAGGCCAGTAACATATAGGTTTAAAGAAGTCAGGATAGCCACCTCTCACTATAGCCCAACGCGCTAGAGAGGCGCTAcacaagcatctgctaaatgaatacgttCTTACTGTTAGTCACCCCCAATTTTAACATGCCTTTCTTGGTGCACACTCTGAGGGGGGTCTTGCAgccatcctctcccaggtccAATAGGGAGGAGAAGTCACATACACCAGCCCAAAATATCTACCCCTCGAGAGCATATTCCAGTTGAGAAGGAGGCTCTTGTTATCAAAGGCCTTTGGTAAACACGTTGCCTTCTGGGATAACAGAACAAGTTGCTCACAGACAAAGCCTCCCTCAAGTGTATTTATTTCAAATTTTGGAAAAAAGGTATTATTAGTGACAGTAGCAGTGAGAAAAATTGATAACACACACCTGTTAGGCTTGAGTTTACCTTATCATGCTGCTAGATACTCCATAAGTCTGCcattggtcagtgtgtgtgatctcttGTGTATATAGTGGTGGGAAGCAGCAGTTCGACATCTGCCTTTCTCACCCAGAGGAAACATGAAGCTGCTCATACTGGTGGCACTCTTTGGGCTCAGCCTTGCCCAACACAACCCGAACACTAAGCATGGCAGGACTAGCATTGTTCATCTGTTTGAGTGGCGATGGGCCGATATTGCGGAAGAGTGTGAGCGCTTCTTGGCTCCCAACGGCTTCGGAGGTGTTCAAGTAAGTACAACAGTAGATGATGAAGTTTAGTTATAGTCTATGAGTTGTGAATTCTTATTAACTGCTCTCTTGTTCTGCTGAATCATTATCCAAAATGTTTCTACTGTAATCaaactgtattttttttatttggtcttctgtttcccctctcctctccagatctCCCCCCCTCATGAGAGCATCGTGCTGAACAACCCCTGGAGGCCATGGTGGGAGAGGTACCAGCCAATCAGCTACAACCTGTGCTCAAGATCCGGTACTGAGAATGAGCTGAGGGACATGATCACCAGATGCAACAATGTCGGGGTAACCAGAAAAACTAGCCACATCATGATACTTTTATTACACTCTTTTAGCTTAAGTGCATGTATTAAAATCAAGATTCAAGCCTCTACCAAATACAAATGACTGTGAGGGATTGACAGTATTGGCTGTGCTGGTAGGTGTACATCTATGTGGACGCGATCATCAACCACATGTGtggtgctggaggtggagagggtacTCATTCCAACTGTGGAACCTACTTCAGCGCTGGCAAGAAAGACTTTCCCTCTGTTCCTTACAACCACTGGGACTTTAATGACAACAAGTGTAAAACCGGCAGTGGAAACATTGAGAACTATGGTGATCCTTACCAGGTAGGACAGAGACACACCACAAGTTGCTTTACACTTAGTTAAATACTGTGTGAATGTTTTCTTCTGACAGTAGTTATCATTATGTTCATCTAAATAAGTTGGCATTTTGACTACTGACCACCACTGCCTAAAAAGGGGAGCGTATCCATGTTCCCAGGGTCCTGTGTTCCCATTTCAATATTATGTCAACACACATTCAATTTGACCCGTTTCAAGTTCAAATATTCCATAAATGTTATCCATTCTTTTGATTGGAACAAGGCTTCAAAATAACTCAATACACATAACAAAACCAGTGATGATCATTTTCAGTGATTTTGAAGGTCTCTTAAAATGATGTTCCAGGTCAAATCTAACCCGGCAAAGAATATTGTATAGACTGGGTGATTTTGTAGATAAAATGTATTCAATCTTGACTCTAACCTTAACATATATGGATCCTGTGAACATAGGACCCTTGGAACATGGGACTTACTCCCTAAAGTGGATTTGTATAACGTGCGGTAGCAGCTTGTAGTTTTATGGACCCAGACATGTAGTGTCCTCTGTATGAACAGGTACGTGACTGCCGTTTGGTGAGCCTGCTGGACCTGGCTCTGGAGAAGGACTATGTGAGAGGCAAGGTGGCCGACTACATGAATAATCTCACTGATATGGGAGTGGCTGGCTTCAGAGTGGACGCATGCAAGCACATGTGGCCTGGTGACCTAAGCGCAGTGTACGGTCGCCTTCATAACCTCAACACCAAGTGGTTTGCCAAAGGATCCAGGCCTTTCATCTTCCAGGAGGTAAACACAGACTGTTTACTGGCCTAATCCATTGTCTTGTTCTCTACTTAATATTCGGAGTCCTCTGTGTTAGGCATAGGCATGATGTCTAGGAATAGTGACAAAGTACAGATTTGTACTGTTTGCGTTTAGGTTATTGATCTCGGTGGTGAGTCCATAAAGGCCAGCGAGTACTTCCATCTTGGCAGAGTCACTGAGTTCAAGTATGGTGCAAAACTGGGAGGAATCATACGCAAATGGAATGGGGAGAAGCTGAGTTACACCAAGTATGTGTTTACTTTCAAATTCTGTGTTTTGTCCTTCTGCAACTTCGTTTGTGTACATATCTAAAATCTGCCTTTTTCTCAGGAACTGGGGCGAGGGCTGGGGCTTCATGCCAGATGATAAGGCTCTTGTGTTTGTTGACAACCATGACAACCAGAGGGGACACGGAGCTGGTGGGGCTGCCATTGTTACCTTCTGGGATCCTAGGTGAATTCAATGGATGTCTTCATCATAGGTTTTTAGCTATGTGGCAAATTGAAGCCTCCTATCGTCCTGGGGTCATAATAACCCCAAATCTAATTCATACCTAGCAAACATTTcttacaaacattaatttaaGGACATGGCCTCCTGTGTTCAGTCACTTCCTAAAATGACCCCATAAATTAAAATtttgtatatataaaaatattttaggATGCACAAAATGGCTGTTGCCTACATGCTTGCCCACCCCTatggagtgaccagggtgaTGTCTAGCTTCCGCTGGAACCGTAACATTGTCAATGGAAAGGTGACCATTTCCTAAAATACAACTATACAGTAACTATAAATATGATTTGTTACATCAATTGATAGGTGGTCTCATGCACTTGTAAAGTATCTGTGTTGATGGTGGTCCTCAGGATACAAATGACTGGATGGGCCCCCCCAGTCATAGTGATGGATCCACCAAACCTGTTCCCATCAATCCTGACCAAACCTGCGGAGACGGATGGGTGTGTGAGCACAGATGGCGTCAGATCAAGTGAGTCTTAAGACCACCGAACCCTTTAACGGGATCACATACAGCTTTGCTGTTAATACTTTGTCATTTCTCCAGGAATATGGTGATCTTCCGTAATGTGGTCAATGGACAGCCCCATTCCAACTGGTGGGACAACCAGAACAACCAGGTCGCCTTCGGACGTGGCAACCGTGGATTCATCGTCTTCAACAACGATGACTGGTGAGGAAAACTGAATTCAGAACAGATCCTCTTGGACCATAAAAAGGACCATCTAaagtacagtaggttacaaGTTATCTCAGCCACATACTGACgtttctgctctccctctgcaaAACATTCAGGAACCTGGATGTCACTCTGAACACTGGCATGCCGGGTGGCACCTACTGTGATGTCATTTCTGGCCAGAAGGACGGAGACAGGTGCACCGGGAAGCAGATCACTGTTGGGGGCGATGGCCGCGCCCACTTCAAGATCAGTAACCAAGATGAGGATCCCTTCGTAGCTATTCATGCTGACTCTAAGCTGTAAATGTTCATGTAATGATCATTGAAAACAAAGCTTACAATAAATAACATCACTAACTTGGGTTGTCTTGTCTTAAGTGCTCCAAGGACAATGCAGCAGTATAAGCAGGTCTATCTTCTCACTGAGACCTTCCTAAAAATGAAACTCTGGGGAATGTGCTTGAACGAGTCTTATTAAGAAGATCCAGTTATAGCCTACAAGTTCGAATGCTGGTCCGTCTTGTCAATGAAAACGTCTTGAACATGAGATCTGGACCCTTCGTCATCTCCTGATCTCTGTAGAGGATATCCTTTCAGACAAGGCAGTTGGGGTGATTTACACCAAAGACAAAATAATATGGTAATCGAGGGACTTATGAATGGGGATGAGGATGGCAACAGTTGACCTGCCGACATCACGGTCAGTCACACAGCATGATGCCCAGTAATGGCCTGTCAGGATCACTGCCCTTACACAGGGATACCACACCAAGTCAAGTTAAATGACGTGATGAATTCTAACACCGCTCCCTATGCCAAAATACCCTTTTTAGCATCTTTCTCCTCATTAATGAAATGCATTCAATAGAAATCACTGGACTTTATTGGCACATGCAACTAGGCACTGGAACAGTAAATAAAGGGTGCTGTAGCATAACAATGTCACACAAGCGTCTGtgttttaatcacaacatgGGCTGTCTGTGTTTGAGCCTGTAGAGTGCAGTCTAGGGCAAACAAAGCAGGTGTGAGACGAACAGCTCCAGAGCCAATGTCTCGAGCCCAACACCTACCAAATTTAGTATTCCTCTCTGATCTTTTGGGACAGCTCCTCGCCATCACAGAGAGGCCACATCAGTTTCACCTGAGTGCAGCGCTGGCATCCCCCATTAGGGCAGTCAAGGGGCCCAGGGGTCCTCAatgccacccctccacctcctccaccccccccccccccacacctcctcttccttctgtcctctccccctcccaccctgcatTCCCATCACCGACTCTGAAGTCACCAGTGCCAGACACGAGAGGTGAGAAAGTGAAGGTGACATATTCTGTTCACTTTGTTGTCATGGCAACACACTACAAAGGCGAAACGCCCACCCAAAGGGGTGTACGATGAGTTAGACAaatagaaaaaataaaataatacaggCTGTAAGTCTAAATGTGCTACAGAGTCCTTCAAAAGTTATCTTTGTGATTCCgtccaaggagagagagagagagagagagagagagagagagagagagagagagagagagagagagggagagagagagaggttgcaaTGACTTAACATATTGCACTTGTTAAATTATTGACCCTATCTCCATCTTTTGGTCCAGCAGCTGTGAGGCCTGTACCTTACAATTAGCAGCAGAAATGTCAGCGTGGCAGGTCAGGGTCTCTGGGCCTGTCATCCTCACTGATGCTTTATGACATAGCTGTCAACAGTGTCCCCGTCCTGTTTCATATTTCATACTGCGGCACAGTGGGAACCTGCCTGTCACCTCACCTCTTCCAGTGAAAAAGTCAGTCATCGAGTCAGAAATATAAACAAAGTTTGAATCACGTCACTCTTGATCCCAGCACTTTTGCACTAGATATGTCAAATAATAAAAGTGTTTCTAATTCTAAACATGAAAACATGGATGTGAAGTTAAAAAAATGGTTCCTTCAAATAGAAAAGGTAAGACAATGGTCTTCCAGAGTATCAATCTGCTAAAATGTGTTATATTTTcattactacacacacagactgggctTGCAGACAGAGACTGAGTGACAAACCAAGTACTTTTTCCCCAGCTGTTTCTCATTAGTGGAACATTCACATGTCCATCACATGGGGGCAGTATTGAAACAAGAAAACATGCAATGTAAAGTGCAGAGGAGATTGATGACATGGTCATCATCATGCAGAGCTAAAAGTTGTTTACAGTCAGGGAACTCTGCtcagaaggtgtgtgtatgtgtgaagctGTTATCTATATATCAATATTAGGAAAGTGACTGTGGGGCCTGTCCTCATCACaccaaagctagctagctaagtcaGCTTCAAATCAACCTCATTGGCAAAGTTTACGTATTACAATAATTGGGAAATCAATTTACAGTAATAGATGGTTTACGCTAATTGTACAAAGACAAAAAGTATTAATAACCGTCAAAATCTTTTTATGCAaatctttttttaaacaatgaTTTCAAAACCGTCATATTTGAACTTTTTGACTACAACGCAAAACCTATAGAAACAACATTCCAGTTACATAGGAATGGCTTCACAGTTACACTTTGTCACGATTAAGCGGTACAAATTATGAGTGAAACTTAGAAAGGAGGATTTTGGGCTATCCAGGGGTATGTGGGTGTTAACATTGATCTTGCTTTGGTAATACAAACATCAATGCCCTGTTATAACATCCACTGACCCCTTAAACTTCTCCCCCATACTGTGCCTTTTTTACGCTTTTGTAGTAACTTGTAATACTAGCACTTAATATAAAGCAATTCCTATGTACCTATCATGATTCTACCATACAGTTatatggtagttaatgtaaccttactGTAAAGTGTAGCCTCAAAGCCCAAAGATCCCACATCTTCATAAGTAATGACTGGTTCACTTTTGACTATTCATCTATTAATAATTTAAACTGCCAAACAGGGCAGCTGTACTTTGTTAGCATGCTTAATCTGTGGTCTCTGTAGCCATCTAGACAAGGACTGATCACCATTAAAAATATACAATGGAAAGGGCTTTTATTTGCAattcgcacgcacacatacacacacacacacagtcatgtaaAACCAACCTGAATTGACTGTCTCAACACGTTGTGGGCCTCTGTGCAGGTCAGACCAGTCCTTTACTCTCGACCTGCCTGCCACAGGACCTTCTCTTTGACTTGGGGTGTCCGACCTGTCATATCtggaactgtgtgtgcatgcatgcgtgttaACCAACTTGAATGTTAAGTATTGCCCTTGTGCTGAAACAGGTAAGTGAGAAATGTCATTTCATTGTcgtcctctttctctcattcaagCCCCAAACACTTAAAGCACAGTACACAACTTCAAACTAATGAAGACAAACTTCAGTCATGGCTCATTTAGAATCATTTGCAAAGTGAGCAGTTCAATTTGCATATTGATAAGATGCTTCCATCAGAGTAAACTGCCTCTCAGATAAAATACTGTGGGTATTGGATTTCATCAGATCATTGATTTCCTGTGGGAAGAACACACCTTATGGTTTTAATTGTCTGATTGTGAAGTCATAATTACTTTAAAGACAAAAAGACCACTGGGTTAAGAGAAGCCTGAGTAATGGCGTCAGGTGAAAACAGCTGCAGATTATTAACTTATTGTACAAACAAGCTTATCTTAGTCATGGAGGAAAATATACAAACAAACCAATTGGCCTTGTGTACAATTGACTTAAGTCAAGCAATGACTTTTGGGTCCTCTAAGTTGACCTGTCCGTCGACCTTTCGCTCTTTCTGTTCCACATGTTAGTGCCCTCAGTCCTTTTCCATCTATTCCTTTGATGTTAGAAAAATCCTGGCCAGGGCCCATGCCTTTGGAATCCATTTGACCAGGtgctctgtctggctgtgtatgtgtggacccACAGCAGCTGAGATGACACCAGAGATTGCGCGACTTCGCTAGCTGATCTAAATCAGATGTGTTTGTGCTTGCGGCTGCCAGTGGTGCTGGAGTTGGACCTTGGGCCCTGGCTCCAGAGCTCCCATGCCTGCAGAGCGGAGCAGAGCAGcgcaggccaggccagggttGGGCCAGACGTGACGAGGGGGACCAGATGGTGACATGAATACTGCAGCAGCAGGCTCCTGGCCAGCCGCCCCCTCCCATTACCTTGCGTGCTGCACATTACCTCAACAAACGTTTCTCATAATTGATGTGGTGGAATGCTCCCATCACTAGATTCTGCAGAGTGGCATTTCACCAAGGTCAGAAGTACTTTGACACACTTTAATGTAAGGTACCTTATCCTGCACTCTACAGGGCAAATCATCATATCAAATAAATGATCAGTTCTTACCATCATCAGACATGGAGACACACTTACTACTACTGCTTAAGGAAGATCTAGATAGAGAGTCTCATTGCATGGTATTCATGAGATTTGCCTAGTTTGATGTACATGTGAATAGGCCACTACCATGTCCACAAATTGAAGCACAAGTGTTATGATATTTatgtcctccccccacctccctcactcctcttttccttccttctctccctgcatcGTAGAGTCTAGCTGCCATTCCCCAGAATGCTGAGTAtatgtggggtgggggtgggggggcaaagGTGGAGATGTGGAGATGTGGTCTACTGTGGAGGGGCAGTAACGTGCTCTGCCTGAACGTTACAGCACCACACCTTCTTCTCTGCCCTTATTCCGAACACTTTCACAAAGTAAGTGTGTCACTGTAAGCAATGTGCAAATAATGTGTATGTAAAGTGATCTGAAGAGATGTGTATGATTCATTTGTGCTTTTTCCATTTGTTTGCATTGACAAACTTTTCATAACTCGGACACTTCAGATGAATCAGCACCTGTGAACGTGGCTTGCCATTTTCAAACTAAAACTCGAAACTTGAAATTGGTCGAAGCACCGTTGTGTCTGTAATGGCGTGTGCTGTAAATTGAAAGGTAAAG
This genomic window contains:
- the amy2a gene encoding pancreatic alpha-amylase, which gives rise to MKLLILVALFGLSLAQHNPNTKHGRTSIVHLFEWRWADIAEECERFLAPNGFGGVQISPPHESIVLNNPWRPWWERYQPISYNLCSRSGTENELRDMITRCNNVGVYIYVDAIINHMCGAGGGEGTHSNCGTYFSAGKKDFPSVPYNHWDFNDNKCKTGSGNIENYGDPYQVRDCRLVSLLDLALEKDYVRGKVADYMNNLTDMGVAGFRVDACKHMWPGDLSAVYGRLHNLNTKWFAKGSRPFIFQEVIDLGGESIKASEYFHLGRVTEFKYGAKLGGIIRKWNGEKLSYTKNWGEGWGFMPDDKALVFVDNHDNQRGHGAGGAAIVTFWDPRMHKMAVAYMLAHPYGVTRVMSSFRWNRNIVNGKDTNDWMGPPSHSDGSTKPVPINPDQTCGDGWVCEHRWRQIKNMVIFRNVVNGQPHSNWWDNQNNQVAFGRGNRGFIVFNNDDWNLDVTLNTGMPGGTYCDVISGQKDGDRCTGKQITVGGDGRAHFKISNQDEDPFVAIHADSKL